A genome region from Trichosurus vulpecula isolate mTriVul1 chromosome 5, mTriVul1.pri, whole genome shotgun sequence includes the following:
- the LOC118851577 gene encoding rho GDP-dissociation inhibitor 1-like: MAEQEPTAEQLAQIAAENEEDEHSVNYKPPAQKSIQEIQELDKDDESLRKYKEALLGSVTVSADPNTPNVIVTRLTLVCSTAPGPLELDLTGDLESFKKQSFMLKEGVEYWIKISFQVNREIVSGMKYIQHTYRKGVKIDKTDYMVGSYGPRAEEFLTPVEEAPKGMLAHGSYNIKSRFTDDDKTDHLSWEWNLTIKKEWKD, translated from the coding sequence ATGGCAGAACAAGAACCTACAGCAGAGCAGCTGGCTCAGATTGCAGCTGAGAATGAGGAGGATGAACACTCTGTCAACTATAAGCCCCCAGCACAGAAGAGCATCCAGGAGATCCAGGAGCTGGACAAGGATGATGAGAGCCTTCGGAAGTATAAAGAGGCCCTGTTGGGCAGTGTGACTGTCTCTGCTGATCCCAATACTCCTAATGTCATTGTGACACGCTTGACCCTGGTGTGCAGCACTGCGCCTGGTCCCTTGGAATTAGATCTGACTGGTGACCTGGAGAGCTTCAAGAAGCAGTCATTCATGCTAAAGGAGGGTGTGGAATACTGGATAAAAATCTCCTTCCAGGTGAACAGGGAGATCGTATCAGGCATGAAGTACATCCAGCACACTTACAGAAAAGGCGTCAAGATTGACAAAACTGACTACATGGTGGGCAGTTATGGGCCTCGAGCAGAAGAGTTCCTGACCCCTGTGGAGGAGGCTCCCAAGGGCATGCTGGCTCATGGCAGCTACAATATCAAGTCTCGCTTCACAGATGATGACAAGACGGATCATCTCTCCTGGGAGTGGAACCTCACCATCAAAAAGGAGTGGAAGGACTGA